In Anomalospiza imberbis isolate Cuckoo-Finch-1a 21T00152 unplaced genomic scaffold, ASM3175350v1 scaffold_61, whole genome shotgun sequence, the following proteins share a genomic window:
- the SPC24 gene encoding kinetochore protein Spc24 codes for FVPSPCPLPGCRAQEAAGFPPVEEVEELSQELLRELSSGCTEELLRRGLQRRERLHRRLRDTQSRARELAQGLAEAEARLCRRLAAAQADVQRLRGRRQELDTELERARGNLSSARDKTQYPGPWAPFLGGGPVALTPSLPTALRRGLEELQEQLRRLERDREEEEEEHSLPPDVYVAQLYYEISRIDWDCSAEPGRIRGIHYGPDIAVPLDVDAAQHSGTFVSDYLWGLVPTEWRPRRPPVLPREPLAL; via the exons TTTGTCCCGTCCCCGTGCCCGCTGCCCGGTTGCCGTGCCCAGGAGGCCGCGGGGTTCCCGCCggtggaggaggtggaggagctgagccaggagctgctgcggGAGCTGAGCTCGGGCTGCACCGAGGAGCTGCTGCGGCGCGGGCTGCAGCGGCGCGAGCGGCTGCACCGGCGGCTGCGGGACACGCAGAGCCGGGCCCGGGAGCTGGCCCAGG GGCTGGCGGAGGCCGAGGCGCGGCTGTGCCGGCGGCTCGCTGCCGCTCAGGCCGACGTCCAGCGGCTGCGCGGCCggaggcaggagctggacaCGGAGCTGGAGCGGGCCCGGGGGAACCTGAGCAGCGCCAGGGACAAGACCCAATATCCTGGCCCGTGGGctccttttttgggggggggtccgg TTGCCTtgaccccctccctccccacggCGCTGCGCCggggcctggaggagctgcaggagcagctgcgGCGGCTGGAGCGGGaccgggaggaggaggaggaggagcacaGCCTTCCTCCCGACGT GTACGTGGCGCAGCTCTACTACGAGATCAGCAGGATCGACTGGGACTGCAGCGCCGAGCCCGGCCGCATCCGAGGCA TTCACTACGGCCCCGACATCGCCGTGCCGCTGGACGTGGACGCGGCCCAGCACTCGGGGACCTTCGTCAGCGATTACCTGTGGGGGCTGGTGCCCACCGAGTGGAGACCCCGGAGACCCCCggtgctgcccagggagccGCTGGCACTgtga
- the KEAP1 gene encoding kelch-like ECH-associated protein 1 isoform X2 → MSCPSPPLPECPAEVTPSSPGSPSSPSSPRRYTLSEHPAAALAAMNQLRLEGHLCDVTLRVRHRRDVPATELRAHRVVLAAASPVFRAMFTAGLRERGLAEVPIEGVQPRAMERLVEFAYTAAVAVGERCVLPLLHGALMYQVDAVVRACCAFLGGQLHPSNAIGIAALAERLGCLELQQKAREYIYMNFAEVSKQEEFLSLSHCQLATLVSRDELNVRCESEVFQACVAWVQQDRGARAPFLPALLRAVRCHALTPRFLRAQLRRRHDLGRDALRYLARVFRDLALHRPSGDPPGRTPKVRQLIYAAGGYLRRSLSTLEAFDPERGSWVRLAALETPRSGLGGCAVGGLFYAVGGRNNSPEGNTDSAAVDCYNPVSGRWSPCAPMSVPRNRIGVGVIDGLIYAVGGSHGCTHHCSVERYEPERDEWAQVAPMGTRRIGVGVAVLNRLLYAVGGFDGSARLRSAERYHPERDRWQPIPPMATVRSGAGVCALGNCLYAMGGYDGTQQLSSAERFRADTETWSFVAPMGHRRSALGVTAFRGRIYVLGGYDGHSFLESVECYDPAADAWTEVTPMPSGRSGLGVAVTMEPCHPEEEPPPEEPPPGGPC, encoded by the exons ATGTCCTGCCCGTCCCCGCCGCTCCCGGAGTGCCCGGCCGAGGTGACGCCGTCGTCGCCGGGCTCGCCCTCGTCGCCGTCGTCGCCGCGCCGCTACACGCTGTCCGAGCACCCGGCGGCCGCGCTGGCCGCCATGAACCAGCTGCGCCTCGAGGGCCACCTGTGCGACGTGACCCTGCGCGTGCGGCACCGCCGCGACGTGCCGGCCACCGAGCTGCGGGCGCACCGCGTGGTGCTGGCGGCCGCCAGCCCCGTGTTCCGCGCCATGTTCACGGCCGGGCTGCGCGAGCGGGGCCTGGCCGAGGTGCCCATCGAGGGCGTGCAGCCGCGGGCCATGGAGCGCCTGGTGGAGTTCGCCTACACGGCGGCCGTGGCCGTGGGCGAGCGCTGCGTGCTGCCGCTGCTGCACGGCGCCCTCATGTACCAGGTGGACGCCGTGGTCCGCGCCTGCTGCGCCTTCCTGGGGGGGCAGCTGCACCCCAGCAACGCCATCGGCATCGCCGCGCTGGCCGAGCGCCTgggctgcctggagctgcagcagaaggcCCGCGAGTACATCTACATGAACTTCGCCGAG GTCTCCAAGCAGGAGGAGTTCCTCTCCCTGTCCCATTGCCAGCTGGCCACGCTGGTCAGCCGCGACGAGCTGAACGTGCGCTGCGAGTCCGAGGTGTTCCAGGCCTGCGTGGCCTGGGTGCAGCAGGACCGGGGGGCGCGGGCGCCGTTCCTGCCGGCGCTGCTGCGCGCCGTGCGCTGCCACGCGCTCACGCCGCGCTTCCTGCGCGCCCAGCTGCGCCGCCGCCACGACCTGGGCCGCGACGCCCTGCGCTACCTGGCCCGCGTCTTCCGCGACCTGGCGCTGCACAGACCCTCCGGGGACCCGCCCGGCAGGACCCCCAAGGTGCGGCAGCTGATCTACGCGGCCGGGGGGTACCTGCGGCGCTCGCTGAGCACGCTGGAGGCCTTCGACCCCGAGCGCGGCTCCTGGGTGCGGCTGGCGGCGCTGGAGACGCCGcgctcggggctggggggctgcgCCGTCGGGGGGCTCTTCTACGCCGTGGGGGGCAGGAACAACTCGCCCGAGGGCAACACGGACTCGGCGGCCGTGGACTGCTACAACCCCGTCAGCGGGCGGTGGTCGCCCTGCGCCCCCATGAGCGTGCCCCGCAACCGCATCGGGGTGGGCGTCATCGACGGGCTCATCTACGCCGTGGGGGGGTCCCACGGCTGCACCCACCACTGCTCGGTGGAGAG GTACGAGCCCGAGCGGGACGAGTGGGCGCAGGTGGCGCCCATGGGGACGCGGCGCATCGGGGTGGGGGTGGCGGTGCTCAACCGCCTCCTGTACGCCGTGGGCGGCTTCGACGGCAGCGCCCGGCTGCGCTCGGCCGAGCGCTACCACCCCGAGAGGGACCGCTGGCAGCCCATCCCCCCCATGGCCACCGTCCGCAGCGGcgcag GGGTGTGTGCCCTCGGGAACTGCCTGTACGCCATGGGGGGCTACGACGGCAcgcagcagctcagcagcgcCGAGCGCTTCCGGGCCGACACCGAGACCTGGAGCTTCGTGGCGCCCATGgggcaccggcgcagcgcccTGGGGGTCACGGCCTTCCGCGGCAGGATCTACGTGCTGG GGGGCTACGACGGCCACTCCTTCCTGGAGTCGGTGGAGTGCTACGACCCCGCGGCCGACGCCTGGACCGAGGTGACGCCGATGCCGTCGGGGCGCAGCGGGCTGGGGGTGGCCGTCACCATGGAGCCCTGCCACCCCGAGGAGGAGCCCCCCCCCGAGGAGCCCCCCCCGGGCGGGCCCTGCTGA
- the KEAP1 gene encoding kelch-like ECH-associated protein 1 isoform X1, translated as MARGRGLTGTHPPPPRVGGARGHFGVTLGLPRGTPGGLGDILGSRGGTGGSRGRCGVTWGATGTPRVTAGVSVTLPVPPPAPGDFYCGEGRGRGRARDVTGRVPGLLPRRGLRALLSHGPAPAPPAPGPRREPVRPPRLSPKSPRDPRDYPPGLAGTGTDRLSTAPNPLDPGAGRGPHPIPPAMSCPSPPLPECPAEVTPSSPGSPSSPSSPRRYTLSEHPAAALAAMNQLRLEGHLCDVTLRVRHRRDVPATELRAHRVVLAAASPVFRAMFTAGLRERGLAEVPIEGVQPRAMERLVEFAYTAAVAVGERCVLPLLHGALMYQVDAVVRACCAFLGGQLHPSNAIGIAALAERLGCLELQQKAREYIYMNFAEVSKQEEFLSLSHCQLATLVSRDELNVRCESEVFQACVAWVQQDRGARAPFLPALLRAVRCHALTPRFLRAQLRRRHDLGRDALRYLARVFRDLALHRPSGDPPGRTPKVRQLIYAAGGYLRRSLSTLEAFDPERGSWVRLAALETPRSGLGGCAVGGLFYAVGGRNNSPEGNTDSAAVDCYNPVSGRWSPCAPMSVPRNRIGVGVIDGLIYAVGGSHGCTHHCSVERYEPERDEWAQVAPMGTRRIGVGVAVLNRLLYAVGGFDGSARLRSAERYHPERDRWQPIPPMATVRSGAGVCALGNCLYAMGGYDGTQQLSSAERFRADTETWSFVAPMGHRRSALGVTAFRGRIYVLGGYDGHSFLESVECYDPAADAWTEVTPMPSGRSGLGVAVTMEPCHPEEEPPPEEPPPGGPC; from the exons ATGGCGAGGGGGCGTGGCCTGACGGGGACACACCCACCCCCTCCCCGGGTGGGGGGGGCACGGGGCCATTTCGGGGTCACTTTGGGGCTCccccgggggacaccgggaggcctcggggacattttggggtcccggggtggcaccggggggtCACGGGGGCGTTGTGGGGTCACATGGGGAGCCACAGGAACCCCCCGGGTGACAGCGGGGGTCTCGGTGACCCTCCCGGTGCCGCCACCGGCCCCGGGGGACTTTTATTGCGGCGAGGGGCGCGGCCGTGGGCGTGCCCGTGACGTCACAGGGCGTGTCCCGGGGCTCTTACCGCGGCGGGGGCTCCGCGCGCTGCTTAGTcacggccccgcccccgcccccccggccccggggccgcggcgTGAACCGGTGAGACCCCCCAGGCTATCCCCAAAAagcccccgggacccccgagaCTATCCCCCGGGACTCGCCGGTACCGGCACGGACCG cCTTTCCACCGCCCCAAACCCCCTCGACCCCGGCGCGGGGCGAgggccccatcccatccccccAGCCATGTCCTGCCCGTCCCCGCCGCTCCCGGAGTGCCCGGCCGAGGTGACGCCGTCGTCGCCGGGCTCGCCCTCGTCGCCGTCGTCGCCGCGCCGCTACACGCTGTCCGAGCACCCGGCGGCCGCGCTGGCCGCCATGAACCAGCTGCGCCTCGAGGGCCACCTGTGCGACGTGACCCTGCGCGTGCGGCACCGCCGCGACGTGCCGGCCACCGAGCTGCGGGCGCACCGCGTGGTGCTGGCGGCCGCCAGCCCCGTGTTCCGCGCCATGTTCACGGCCGGGCTGCGCGAGCGGGGCCTGGCCGAGGTGCCCATCGAGGGCGTGCAGCCGCGGGCCATGGAGCGCCTGGTGGAGTTCGCCTACACGGCGGCCGTGGCCGTGGGCGAGCGCTGCGTGCTGCCGCTGCTGCACGGCGCCCTCATGTACCAGGTGGACGCCGTGGTCCGCGCCTGCTGCGCCTTCCTGGGGGGGCAGCTGCACCCCAGCAACGCCATCGGCATCGCCGCGCTGGCCGAGCGCCTgggctgcctggagctgcagcagaaggcCCGCGAGTACATCTACATGAACTTCGCCGAG GTCTCCAAGCAGGAGGAGTTCCTCTCCCTGTCCCATTGCCAGCTGGCCACGCTGGTCAGCCGCGACGAGCTGAACGTGCGCTGCGAGTCCGAGGTGTTCCAGGCCTGCGTGGCCTGGGTGCAGCAGGACCGGGGGGCGCGGGCGCCGTTCCTGCCGGCGCTGCTGCGCGCCGTGCGCTGCCACGCGCTCACGCCGCGCTTCCTGCGCGCCCAGCTGCGCCGCCGCCACGACCTGGGCCGCGACGCCCTGCGCTACCTGGCCCGCGTCTTCCGCGACCTGGCGCTGCACAGACCCTCCGGGGACCCGCCCGGCAGGACCCCCAAGGTGCGGCAGCTGATCTACGCGGCCGGGGGGTACCTGCGGCGCTCGCTGAGCACGCTGGAGGCCTTCGACCCCGAGCGCGGCTCCTGGGTGCGGCTGGCGGCGCTGGAGACGCCGcgctcggggctggggggctgcgCCGTCGGGGGGCTCTTCTACGCCGTGGGGGGCAGGAACAACTCGCCCGAGGGCAACACGGACTCGGCGGCCGTGGACTGCTACAACCCCGTCAGCGGGCGGTGGTCGCCCTGCGCCCCCATGAGCGTGCCCCGCAACCGCATCGGGGTGGGCGTCATCGACGGGCTCATCTACGCCGTGGGGGGGTCCCACGGCTGCACCCACCACTGCTCGGTGGAGAG GTACGAGCCCGAGCGGGACGAGTGGGCGCAGGTGGCGCCCATGGGGACGCGGCGCATCGGGGTGGGGGTGGCGGTGCTCAACCGCCTCCTGTACGCCGTGGGCGGCTTCGACGGCAGCGCCCGGCTGCGCTCGGCCGAGCGCTACCACCCCGAGAGGGACCGCTGGCAGCCCATCCCCCCCATGGCCACCGTCCGCAGCGGcgcag GGGTGTGTGCCCTCGGGAACTGCCTGTACGCCATGGGGGGCTACGACGGCAcgcagcagctcagcagcgcCGAGCGCTTCCGGGCCGACACCGAGACCTGGAGCTTCGTGGCGCCCATGgggcaccggcgcagcgcccTGGGGGTCACGGCCTTCCGCGGCAGGATCTACGTGCTGG GGGGCTACGACGGCCACTCCTTCCTGGAGTCGGTGGAGTGCTACGACCCCGCGGCCGACGCCTGGACCGAGGTGACGCCGATGCCGTCGGGGCGCAGCGGGCTGGGGGTGGCCGTCACCATGGAGCCCTGCCACCCCGAGGAGGAGCCCCCCCCCGAGGAGCCCCCCCCGGGCGGGCCCTGCTGA
- the ATG4D gene encoding LOW QUALITY PROTEIN: cysteine protease ATG4D (The sequence of the model RefSeq protein was modified relative to this genomic sequence to represent the inferred CDS: inserted 1 base in 1 codon), giving the protein MSGGGEGPGPPPAPGPAPGPGPGPGPGPGPPPGAERGGQRVRGRVLAAWNIVKYGWTLRPRPHFSRGXPLYLLGRVYTPGNGEELARFRRDFCSRLWLTYRSGFPALPGTLRTTDCGWGCTLRSAQMLLGQGLLLHLLGRDWMWPEALLELEPGGSRGSRDPPGRARDPPGRAWDPPGQPRDPPGRARDPPGQARDPPGAPRAPRDAEQRHRAIVSWFSDHPRAPFGIHRLVELGREFGKSAGDWFGPAIAAHLLRGAVESCTETPGLAVYVAQDCTVYKEDVARLVRGDRDGGTAGPGTPGAPGHGTPGMPGLGTPGAPEPGQRRGLVLLVPARLGGESLNPVYVECVKELLQLRSCLGIIGGKPRHSLYFLGFQGDSLLYLDPHLCQPCVDTARENFPLQSFHCCFPRKMSFGKMDPSCTFGFYAGGTELEQLWGDLARVLAPPAAPERYPIFTLAEGRARDQALDAPPGPPPALPRRGKRPKKPNSDEFVLL; this is encoded by the exons atgagcggggggggggagggaccgggaccccccccggcaccgggaccggcaccggggccggggccggggccggggccggggccgggcccccCCCCCGGGGCCGAGCGGGGCGGGCAGCGCGTGCGGGGCCGCGTGCTCGCGGCCTGGAACATCGTCAAATACG GCTGGACGCTGCGGCCGCGGCCCCACTTCAGCCGCG ACCCCCTGTACCTGCTGGGGAGGGTCTACACTCCGGGGAACGGGG aggaGCTGGCGCGGTTCCGGCGGGATTTCTGCTCCCGGTTGTGGCTGACGTACCGGAGCGGGTtcccggcgctgcccgggaccCTCCGCACCACCGACTGCGGCTGGGGCTGCACCCTGCGCAGCGCGCAGATGCTGCtgggccaggggctgctgctgcacctgctGGGCCGCG ACTGGATGTGGCCGGAGGCGCTGCTGGAACTGGAGCCGGGGGGGTCCCGCGGGAGCCGCGACCCCCCGGGACGG GCACGGGACCCCCCGGGACGGGCATGGGACCccccgggacagccccgggaccccccgggacgGGCACGGGACCCCCCGGGACAGGCACGGGACCCCCCGGgcgccccccgagccccccgggaCGCGGAGCAGCGGCACCGCGCCATCGTGTCCTGGTTCTCCGACCACCCCCGCGCCCCGTTCGGGATCCACCGGCTCGTGGAGCTGGGCCGGGAGTTCGGCAAGAGCGCCGGGGACTGGTTCGGCCCCGCCATCGCCGCCCACCTGCTGCg GGGGGCCGTGGAATCCTGCACGGAGACCCCCGGGCTCGCCGTCTACGTGGCCCAGGACTGCACCG TTTACAAAGAGGACGTGGCCAGGTTGGTGCGGGGCGACCGTGacggggggacagcgggaccGGGAACACCGGGAGCCCCGGGACACGGGACACCGGGAATGCCAGGATTGGGAACACCGGGAGCGCCGGAgccggggcagcgccgcggGCTCGTCCTGCTGGTGCCGGCGCGGCTGGGGGGCGAGAGCCTGAACCCCGTGTACGTGGAGTGCGTcaag gagctgctgcagctccgcTCCTGCCTCGGCATCATCGGCGGGAAGCCCCGGCACTCGCTCTACTTCCTCGGCTTCCAAG gtgaTTCCCTGCTCTACCTGGACCCGcacctctgccagccctgcgtGGACACGGCCCGGGAGAACTTCCCTCTCCAG tCCTTCCACTGCTGCTTCCCGCGGAAAATGTCCTTCGGGAAGATGGATCCCAGCTGCACCTTCGGCTTCTACGCCGGCGGGacggagctggagcagctctggggggaCCTGGCCCGG GTGCTGGCCCCCCCCGCGGCTCCGGAGCGTTATCCCATCTTCACGCTGGCCGAGGGCCGCGCTCGGGACCAGGCCCTGGACGCCCCCCCCGGGCcgccccctgccctcccccgCCGGGGGAAAcgccccaaaaaacccaactcgGACGAGTTCGTTCTGCTCTGA